The Roseococcus microcysteis genome contains a region encoding:
- the atzD gene encoding cyanuric acid amidohydrolase, which produces MPRQALAFLVPARHPGDAAAVAALFDQVMIRPEEVVAILGKTEGNGCVNDFTRAYAVEALGHMLAARLGTDLPTVLGRVAMVMSGGTEGGLSPHFLVLGVREGAAPAPAPALALGVAFTPEFPPEALGRMAQVDATAAALREAMAQAGIRDPRDVHYVQVKCPLLTSERMAEARARGATCATDDTYASMGLSRGASALGVALALGEVPRAALDDGVVGRDWSLFSGRASCSAGVELTRNEVVVLGNSPDWGGDLTIAHAVMRDAIDLPAVQRALSAAGLDASAGQLPAEDAARLVALLCKAEPSATGLIRGRRHIMWDDSDINATRHARALVGGVVAAATGRTDLFVSGGAEHQGPDGGGPVAVIVRR; this is translated from the coding sequence ATGCCCCGTCAGGCCCTCGCCTTCCTCGTCCCCGCCCGCCACCCCGGTGACGCCGCCGCCGTGGCCGCACTGTTCGACCAGGTGATGATCCGACCGGAGGAGGTGGTGGCCATCCTGGGCAAGACCGAGGGCAATGGCTGCGTGAACGACTTCACCCGCGCCTATGCCGTGGAGGCGCTGGGCCACATGCTGGCCGCGCGGCTGGGCACCGACCTGCCCACCGTGCTGGGCCGCGTCGCCATGGTCATGTCGGGCGGCACCGAGGGCGGGCTGTCGCCGCATTTCCTCGTGCTGGGGGTGCGCGAGGGTGCGGCACCCGCCCCTGCCCCCGCCCTGGCGCTGGGCGTGGCCTTCACCCCCGAATTCCCGCCCGAGGCGCTGGGCCGCATGGCGCAGGTGGACGCCACCGCCGCCGCCCTGCGCGAGGCGATGGCGCAGGCCGGCATCCGCGACCCGCGTGATGTCCACTACGTCCAGGTCAAATGCCCGCTCCTGACCAGCGAGCGCATGGCCGAGGCCCGCGCGCGGGGTGCGACCTGCGCCACCGACGACACCTATGCCTCCATGGGCCTCTCGCGCGGGGCCTCGGCGCTGGGGGTGGCGCTGGCGCTGGGCGAGGTGCCGCGCGCGGCGCTGGATGACGGCGTGGTGGGGCGCGACTGGAGCCTGTTTTCCGGCCGCGCGAGCTGTTCGGCGGGCGTGGAACTGACGCGCAACGAGGTGGTGGTGCTGGGCAATTCTCCTGACTGGGGCGGCGACCTGACCATCGCGCATGCCGTGATGCGCGACGCCATTGATCTCCCGGCCGTGCAGCGTGCGCTGTCCGCCGCCGGGCTGGATGCTTCGGCTGGCCAGTTGCCGGCCGAGGACGCCGCGCGCCTTGTCGCCCTGCTGTGCAAGGCCGAGCCCAGCGCCACCGGCCTGATCCGCGGCCGCCGCCACATCATGTGGGATGACAGCGACATCAACGCGACCCGCCACGCCCGCGCGCTGGTGGGCGGCGTGGTGGCGGCGGCCACGGGGCGGACGGACCTCTTTGTGTCGGGCGGGGCGGAGCACCAGGGGCCCGATGGCGGCGGGCCCGTGGCCGTGATCGTCAGGCGGTGA
- the rmuC gene encoding DNA recombination protein RmuC: MSVEVVLLGLVVLLLLGVLAVLLARKPGADPGVALLQAAQERQGERLGALAGEVKAALSASEAALGREIQGFSVEQTKVLSEGLTRLAQGTGTLQTDLAGKLEAMRAGLAEGQAEAAKALRAEMSEKLAAMNVMVEQVRAALTESQAAMRAAIALEMTTARDLIDRKALEARAEIEARLKEMREANDKRLTDIQASVNEKLGEAVEKQMTESFTRVIDQFNAIQAMMGNVQSVATQVGDLKRLFSNVKTRGGWGEAQVKAMLDDFLPEGSYDTNIKLREDSNEVVEFAIRMPTSGESIVRLPVDAKFPVEDYERLLAAHDAGDVAAEAQARRALETRIRAEAQKIRQKYVHPPLTTEFAVLYLPTEGLYAEVARIPGLIDEVGRNARVFIAGPSLLPAMLRTIQLGHVTLALSKNAEGVRDLLAATKAEMAKMDGVLEKLGKQVGTVNNTIGDARTRTRAIARKLKGVEAMPGEQSAAALGLDMPEPDEDEPA; this comes from the coding sequence ATGTCGGTGGAAGTGGTTCTGCTGGGGCTGGTGGTCCTGCTGCTGCTCGGGGTGCTGGCCGTGCTGTTGGCGCGCAAGCCCGGCGCTGATCCCGGCGTGGCGCTGCTCCAGGCGGCGCAGGAACGGCAGGGGGAGCGGCTGGGCGCGCTGGCGGGTGAGGTGAAGGCCGCGCTCTCCGCCAGCGAGGCCGCGTTGGGCCGCGAAATCCAGGGCTTTTCCGTCGAGCAGACGAAGGTGCTCAGCGAGGGCCTGACGCGCCTCGCCCAGGGCACCGGCACGCTCCAGACCGACCTCGCCGGCAAGCTGGAGGCGATGCGCGCGGGCCTCGCGGAAGGCCAGGCGGAAGCGGCCAAGGCCCTGCGCGCCGAGATGTCCGAAAAGCTGGCCGCCATGAACGTGATGGTCGAGCAGGTGCGCGCGGCACTTACGGAATCCCAGGCCGCCATGCGCGCCGCCATCGCCCTGGAGATGACCACGGCGCGTGACCTGATTGATCGCAAGGCCCTCGAAGCCCGCGCCGAGATCGAGGCCCGCCTCAAGGAAATGCGCGAGGCGAATGACAAGCGCCTCACCGACATCCAGGCCAGCGTGAATGAGAAGCTGGGCGAGGCGGTCGAGAAGCAGATGACGGAAAGCTTCACCCGCGTCATTGACCAGTTCAACGCCATCCAGGCCATGATGGGCAATGTGCAGTCGGTGGCGACGCAGGTGGGGGACCTGAAGCGCCTCTTCTCCAATGTGAAGACGCGCGGCGGCTGGGGCGAGGCCCAGGTGAAGGCCATGCTGGACGATTTCCTGCCCGAGGGCAGCTACGACACCAACATCAAGCTGCGCGAGGACAGCAACGAGGTGGTGGAATTCGCCATCCGCATGCCGACCAGCGGCGAGTCCATCGTGCGCCTGCCCGTGGACGCGAAGTTCCCCGTGGAGGATTACGAACGCCTGCTGGCCGCGCATGACGCGGGCGACGTGGCGGCCGAGGCCCAGGCCCGCCGCGCCCTGGAAACCCGCATCCGCGCCGAGGCCCAGAAGATCCGGCAGAAATACGTCCACCCGCCGCTGACCACGGAATTCGCCGTCCTCTACCTGCCCACCGAAGGCCTCTATGCCGAGGTCGCGCGCATCCCGGGCCTGATTGACGAGGTGGGGCGCAACGCGCGCGTCTTCATCGCCGGCCCTTCCTTGTTGCCGGCCATGCTGCGGACCATCCAGCTCGGCCATGTCACGCTCGCGCTGTCCAAGAATGCGGAAGGCGTGCGGGATTTGCTTGCCGCCACCAAGGCCGAGATGGCCAAGATGGATGGCGTTCTGGAGAAGCTGGGCAAGCAGGTGGGCACGGTGAACAACACGATCGGCGATGCGCGCACGCGCACCCGCGCCATCGCGCGCAAGCTGAAGGGCGTGGAGGCCATGCCGGGCGAGCAATCGGCCGCCGCCCTCGGCCTCGACATGCCGGAGCCCGACGAGGACGAACCCGCTTGA
- a CDS encoding heparinase II/III family protein, producing the protein MSDVFRNARRLFSRIKPVRVPEAPARSFRDLWPGDANRGAALLRGEMEVLGSTRMLDGWSPESGPLLWRQAAHGFAWLRDLRSLGSDAARVEARDLTEAWLGQGANEPLANLPEVAAARVSAWLGHWDFFAASAEEGFRRALMQRLAHDGRRLAASLPDEAAHRGALMVLKGTIAAAVALGEEAWMVRALKFLPAELERQFHPDGGHVERSPAVQLLAFQDLIELRNLLNGSGVTAPPQLATVIDRAGQALRLFRHGDGTLALFNGTREEPASLVDLVLTQGQAKGRAPLLLQETGFHRLAASRTLVIADCGAPPPGRGADPATGAPRGADRFAHAGALSFEMSVGRDRLIVNCGASPAGDPAWRDALRSTAAHSTLTLADTNSAELRPEGLGRRPERVEVERFEANGAQWLEATHDGYRRTHNAIHKRRLYLSENGDDLRGEDVLEPQGTVDQPCVVRFHLHPGVKAVLQEEEGGVLMRLPTGQGWRLRARGAAIALEDSVYLGLGVEARRTSQIVLTSQGEPEGIQWAITRVAPAEPAAPPA; encoded by the coding sequence ATGAGCGACGTGTTCCGCAACGCCCGCCGCCTCTTCTCGCGCATCAAGCCCGTGCGGGTGCCGGAGGCGCCGGCGCGTTCCTTCCGCGACCTCTGGCCGGGCGATGCCAATCGCGGCGCCGCCCTGCTGCGCGGTGAGATGGAGGTGCTGGGCAGCACCCGCATGCTCGATGGCTGGAGCCCCGAATCCGGGCCGTTGTTGTGGCGCCAGGCCGCGCATGGCTTCGCCTGGCTGCGCGACCTCCGCAGCCTGGGCAGCGACGCGGCGCGCGTCGAGGCGCGGGATTTGACGGAAGCCTGGCTCGGCCAGGGGGCCAATGAGCCGCTGGCGAACCTGCCCGAGGTGGCGGCCGCGCGCGTCTCCGCCTGGCTGGGGCATTGGGATTTCTTCGCCGCCTCGGCCGAGGAGGGGTTTCGCCGCGCGCTGATGCAGCGCCTGGCGCATGACGGGCGCAGGCTCGCCGCCTCCCTGCCGGACGAGGCCGCGCATCGTGGCGCGCTGATGGTGCTGAAGGGCACCATCGCCGCCGCCGTGGCCCTGGGCGAGGAGGCCTGGATGGTCCGCGCCCTGAAATTCCTGCCGGCCGAGCTGGAGCGCCAATTCCACCCCGATGGCGGCCATGTGGAGCGCAGCCCCGCCGTGCAGCTCCTGGCCTTCCAGGATCTGATCGAGCTCAGGAACCTGCTGAACGGCAGCGGCGTCACGGCGCCGCCGCAGCTCGCCACCGTGATTGATCGCGCGGGGCAGGCGTTGCGGCTGTTCCGCCATGGCGATGGCACGCTCGCGCTGTTCAACGGCACCCGGGAGGAGCCGGCCTCGCTGGTGGACCTGGTGCTGACCCAGGGCCAGGCCAAGGGCCGCGCGCCACTGCTGCTGCAGGAGACGGGGTTCCATCGGCTGGCCGCGAGCCGCACCCTGGTCATCGCCGATTGCGGCGCGCCGCCGCCGGGCCGCGGCGCCGACCCCGCCACGGGCGCCCCGCGCGGCGCGGACCGCTTCGCCCATGCCGGCGCGCTTTCCTTCGAGATGTCCGTGGGGCGCGACCGGCTGATCGTGAATTGCGGCGCCTCGCCCGCCGGTGATCCGGCCTGGCGGGACGCGCTGCGTTCCACCGCCGCGCATTCCACCCTCACGCTGGCCGACACCAACAGCGCCGAACTCCGCCCCGAAGGCCTGGGCCGCCGGCCGGAGCGCGTGGAGGTGGAACGCTTCGAGGCCAATGGCGCGCAATGGCTGGAAGCCACGCATGACGGCTATCGCCGCACGCACAACGCCATCCACAAGCGCCGCCTCTACCTCTCCGAGAATGGCGACGACCTGCGCGGCGAGGATGTGCTGGAACCGCAGGGCACGGTGGACCAGCCCTGCGTGGTGCGCTTCCACCTCCACCCCGGCGTGAAGGCCGTGCTGCAGGAGGAGGAGGGCGGGGTGCTCATGCGCCTGCCCACCGGCCAGGGCTGGCGCCTGCGCGCGCGGGGTGCGGCCATCGCGCTGGAGGACAGCGTCTATCTCGGCCTCGGCGTCGAGGCGCGGCGGACCAGCCAGATCGTCCTCACCTCGCAGGGCGAGCCGGAGGGCATCCAATGGGCCATCACCCGCGTGGCCCCGGCCGAGCCCGCGGCACCCCCCGCCTGA
- the rpe gene encoding ribulose-phosphate 3-epimerase, whose translation MRPVRIAPSLLAADFSRLGEEVRAIEAAGADWLHLDIMDGHFVPNISFGPGLVRALKPHCGLFFDVHLMIAPADPYLAAFAEAGADLISLHPEAGPHLHRSLQTIKALGKKCGVVLNPATPVQSVAHVMDLVDLILVMAVNPGFGGQSFLDSQLAKITALRGMINESGRDIALQVDGGVTAATAPRCVAAGADVLVAGTAVFGAKDYAAAIRGLRGEPA comes from the coding sequence ATGCGCCCCGTCAGGATCGCCCCCTCGCTGCTCGCCGCCGATTTCTCGCGCCTGGGCGAGGAGGTGCGCGCCATCGAGGCCGCGGGCGCCGACTGGCTGCACCTCGACATCATGGACGGGCATTTCGTGCCCAATATCAGCTTCGGGCCGGGCCTGGTGCGCGCGCTGAAGCCGCATTGCGGGCTGTTCTTCGACGTCCATCTGATGATCGCCCCGGCCGACCCCTACCTCGCCGCCTTCGCGGAGGCGGGTGCCGACCTCATCAGCCTGCATCCGGAGGCCGGGCCGCATCTTCATCGCTCGCTGCAGACGATCAAGGCGCTGGGGAAGAAGTGCGGCGTGGTGCTGAACCCCGCCACGCCCGTGCAATCCGTGGCCCATGTGATGGATTTGGTGGACCTGATCCTCGTCATGGCGGTGAACCCGGGTTTCGGCGGGCAATCCTTCCTGGACAGCCAATTGGCCAAGATCACGGCGCTGCGCGGCATGATCAACGAGAGCGGGCGTGACATCGCGCTGCAGGTGGATGGCGGCGTGACGGCCGCCACCGCGCCGCGCTGCGTGGCGGCGGGGGCGGATGTGCTGGTGGCGGGCACGGCGGTCTTTGGTGCCAAGGACTATGCCGCGGCCATCCGCGGCCTGCGGGGCGAGCCGGCATGA
- the purH gene encoding bifunctional phosphoribosylaminoimidazolecarboxamide formyltransferase/IMP cyclohydrolase — MTDRLPIRRALLSVSDKTGIVDFARMLAGMGAEILSTGGTAQAIRAAGIPVKDVSEHTGFPEVLDGRVKTLVPQVHGGLLGRRDLSAHLQQMEQHGLAPIDLLAVSLYPFEATVAKGAEFDDCIENIDIGGPAMIRSAAKNHAHVVVCTEPLHLLRVTEELATQGGTSLALRRELAAAAYARTASYDAAISTWFAGQVGQEFPPRLAFAGQLAQTLRYGENPHQKAGFYLDGTGRPGIATARQAQGKELSFNNLNDTDAAFECVAEFERPAIVIVKHANPCGVAEGEDLASAWDAALRCDPVSAFGGIVAANRVLDAAAAERISAIFTEVVIAPDADEAARAIFARKKNLRLLLTGGLPDPAAPGMVFRSVGGGFLAQSRDAGRVAEAGLRVVTQRAPTAQEMADLLFAFRVCKHVKSNAIIYAKGGATVGIGAGQMSRVDSARIAAWKSAEAARASGSDTPLAQGSVVASDAFFPFADGLEAAAAAGATAVIQPGGSMRDNEVIAAADAAGLAMVFTGMRHFRH, encoded by the coding sequence ATGACCGACCGCCTGCCCATTCGCCGCGCCCTGCTCTCCGTCTCGGACAAGACGGGCATCGTGGATTTCGCCCGGATGCTGGCGGGGATGGGGGCCGAGATCCTCTCCACCGGCGGCACCGCCCAGGCCATCCGCGCGGCCGGCATCCCCGTGAAGGATGTCTCGGAGCACACGGGCTTCCCCGAGGTGCTGGACGGCCGCGTGAAGACGCTGGTGCCGCAGGTGCATGGCGGGCTGCTGGGGCGGCGCGACCTGTCGGCGCATCTCCAGCAGATGGAGCAGCACGGGCTGGCGCCCATCGATCTGCTGGCGGTGAGCCTCTACCCCTTCGAGGCCACCGTGGCGAAGGGCGCCGAGTTCGACGACTGCATCGAGAACATTGATATCGGCGGGCCGGCCATGATCCGCTCCGCCGCCAAGAACCACGCCCATGTGGTCGTCTGCACCGAGCCCCTGCACCTGCTGCGCGTCACCGAGGAGCTGGCGACGCAGGGCGGCACCAGCCTCGCGCTGCGGCGCGAATTGGCGGCCGCCGCCTATGCGCGCACCGCGTCCTATGACGCGGCCATCAGCACCTGGTTCGCGGGGCAGGTGGGGCAGGAATTCCCGCCGCGCCTGGCTTTCGCGGGGCAACTCGCGCAGACGCTGCGCTATGGCGAGAACCCGCACCAGAAGGCAGGCTTCTACCTGGACGGCACGGGGCGGCCCGGCATCGCCACCGCGCGCCAGGCGCAGGGCAAGGAGCTGAGCTTCAACAATCTGAACGACACGGACGCCGCCTTCGAATGCGTGGCGGAGTTCGAGCGCCCGGCCATCGTCATCGTGAAGCACGCCAACCCCTGCGGCGTGGCGGAGGGCGAGGACCTCGCTTCGGCCTGGGATGCGGCTTTGCGTTGTGATCCGGTCTCGGCCTTCGGGGGCATCGTCGCCGCCAACCGCGTGCTGGATGCCGCAGCGGCGGAGCGCATCAGCGCCATCTTCACCGAGGTCGTCATCGCGCCCGATGCCGATGAGGCCGCGCGTGCCATCTTCGCCCGCAAGAAGAACCTACGCCTGCTGCTGACGGGCGGGCTGCCGGACCCGGCCGCGCCGGGCATGGTGTTCCGCAGCGTGGGCGGCGGCTTCCTCGCGCAGTCGCGCGATGCGGGGCGCGTGGCGGAGGCGGGGCTGCGCGTGGTCACGCAGCGGGCGCCGACCGCGCAGGAAATGGCGGACCTGCTCTTTGCCTTCCGCGTCTGCAAGCATGTGAAGTCCAACGCCATCATCTACGCCAAGGGCGGCGCCACGGTCGGCATCGGCGCGGGGCAGATGAGCCGGGTGGATTCGGCGCGCATCGCCGCATGGAAATCCGCGGAAGCCGCGCGTGCGTCCGGTTCCGACACGCCCCTGGCGCAGGGTTCGGTCGTGGCGTCCGACGCCTTCTTCCCCTTCGCCGATGGGCTGGAGGCGGCGGCGGCGGCGGGGGCCACGGCGGTGATCCAGCCGGGGGGTTCGATGCGCGACAACGAGGTGATTGCCGCCGCCGATGCCGCCGGGCTGGCCATGGTGTTCACGGGGATGCGGCACTTCCGGCACTGA
- a CDS encoding Na+ dependent nucleoside transporter N-terminal domain-containing protein, with protein sequence MSALQWQSLAGMGALCLLAWVLGGCRRGVSARVVVAGLASVLGLAALLLNIAWLRTGFGWIGQGVEALARATRAGTSLVFGYLGGGPLPFPEPFPGAGFILFFQALPLVLVVGALSAVLFHWGCWASACGCWRAGCGASSAWAGPAASAWAPMSSWAWSRRR encoded by the coding sequence TTGAGCGCGCTGCAATGGCAGTCGCTCGCCGGCATGGGCGCGCTCTGCCTGCTGGCCTGGGTGCTGGGAGGCTGCCGGCGGGGTGTCTCGGCGCGGGTGGTGGTGGCGGGGCTGGCCTCGGTGCTGGGCCTGGCGGCGCTGCTGTTGAACATCGCCTGGCTGCGGACGGGCTTTGGCTGGATCGGGCAGGGGGTGGAGGCGCTGGCGCGGGCCACGCGGGCGGGCACCTCGCTTGTGTTCGGCTATCTGGGCGGCGGGCCGCTGCCCTTTCCGGAGCCTTTCCCGGGTGCCGGCTTCATCCTCTTCTTCCAGGCGCTGCCGCTGGTGCTGGTGGTGGGCGCGCTCTCGGCCGTGCTGTTCCATTGGGGGTGCTGGGCTTCTGCGTGCGGCTGCTGGCGCGCGGGCTGCGGCGCGTCTTCGGCCTGGGCGGGGCCAGCGGCTTCGGCGTGGGCGCCAATGTCTTCGTGGGCATGGTCGAGGCGCCGCTGA
- a CDS encoding glycosyltransferase family 4 protein, with protein sequence MRVLEVTNVDFSLRHFLLPLMRAARARGHEVVGMCAEGPLLEVARAEGFRIIPVPMARSLSPRANLAAWRAIRAALRDERFDLVHAHMPISGMLARLAARAAGVPRVAYTCHGFLFNQPGPLWRRGLSLGMEWLGGRMTDRFLTVSEEEAADARRLFIHRGAVAFGNGRDPAIFHPDPAARATIRAELGVPEEAVVVVAVARLVRHKGWPELLEAMARVPGAHLWVVGERLPSDHGADMEPHFARAEAAMGPRLHRLGYRRDVARVMAAADIFCLPSHFEGLPMSGIEAMLTGLPVVATDIRGCRELVRDGESGLLVPPMQAAPLADALSRLAADAQLRHSMGQAGLARALSHYTEARVLARTLDHLGL encoded by the coding sequence GTGCGGGTCCTGGAAGTCACCAATGTGGATTTCTCGCTGCGGCACTTCCTGCTGCCGCTGATGCGCGCGGCCCGCGCGCGCGGGCATGAGGTGGTGGGGATGTGCGCGGAGGGCCCGCTGCTGGAGGTGGCGCGGGCCGAGGGGTTCCGCATCATTCCCGTGCCCATGGCGCGCAGCCTGTCGCCCCGCGCGAACCTCGCCGCCTGGCGCGCCATCCGTGCCGCCCTGCGCGATGAACGCTTCGACCTGGTGCACGCGCACATGCCCATCTCGGGCATGCTGGCGCGGCTGGCGGCGCGGGCGGCCGGCGTGCCGCGCGTGGCCTATACCTGCCACGGTTTCCTGTTCAACCAGCCGGGGCCGCTGTGGCGGCGGGGGCTTTCGCTCGGCATGGAGTGGCTGGGCGGGCGGATGACCGACCGCTTCCTCACCGTCAGCGAGGAGGAGGCGGCGGATGCGCGGCGCCTCTTCATCCATCGCGGCGCGGTCGCCTTCGGCAATGGGCGGGACCCGGCGATCTTCCACCCGGACCCTGCCGCGCGCGCCACGATCCGCGCGGAGCTGGGCGTGCCGGAGGAGGCCGTGGTGGTGGTGGCCGTGGCGCGGCTGGTGCGCCACAAGGGCTGGCCGGAATTGCTGGAGGCCATGGCGCGCGTGCCCGGCGCCCATCTCTGGGTGGTGGGGGAACGCCTGCCCTCCGACCATGGCGCGGACATGGAGCCGCATTTCGCCCGGGCCGAGGCCGCGATGGGCCCGCGCCTGCACCGCCTGGGCTATCGGCGCGACGTGGCGCGGGTCATGGCGGCGGCCGACATCTTCTGCCTGCCCAGCCATTTCGAGGGCCTGCCGATGAGCGGCATCGAGGCCATGCTGACCGGCCTGCCCGTGGTCGCCACCGACATCCGCGGCTGCCGCGAGCTGGTGCGGGATGGCGAGAGCGGCCTGCTGGTCCCGCCCATGCAGGCCGCGCCGCTGGCCGATGCGCTTTCGCGTCTGGCCGCCGACGCGCAACTGCGCCACAGCATGGGGCAGGCGGGCCTGGCCCGCGCCCTTTCGCACTACACCGAGGCCCGCGTGCTGGCGCGCACCCTCGACCATCTGGGACTTTGA
- a CDS encoding nucleoside transporter C-terminal domain-containing protein has translation MRLLARGLRRVFGLGGASGFGVGANVFVGMVEAPLMIRPWLARMNSTELFVVMVAGMATIAGNMFVVYALVIAPVVPDAAGQLLTASLISAPAAVLVALLMRPGDTSTTAEEAPVLRYSSTMEALVQGIGDGLQLMLGVMAALIVFVALVALANEVLQPLLGVTLQEMAGWLFRPLAWAMGVAPEHAARAGELLGVKVVVNEFVSYLALAQEGAAMDPRTRLILAYAMCGFANLGSVGIMLGGMSAMVPERRAEIARLGFPALAAGTIACCLTGAAVGVLTAP, from the coding sequence GTGCGGCTGCTGGCGCGCGGGCTGCGGCGCGTCTTCGGCCTGGGCGGGGCCAGCGGCTTCGGCGTGGGCGCCAATGTCTTCGTGGGCATGGTCGAGGCGCCGCTGATGATCCGCCCCTGGCTGGCGCGGATGAACTCCACCGAATTGTTCGTGGTGATGGTCGCGGGCATGGCCACCATCGCGGGCAACATGTTCGTGGTCTATGCGCTGGTCATCGCGCCCGTGGTGCCGGATGCGGCGGGGCAGCTGCTGACGGCCTCGCTGATTTCCGCCCCCGCGGCCGTGCTGGTGGCGCTGCTGATGCGCCCGGGCGACACCTCCACCACCGCCGAGGAAGCCCCCGTGCTGCGCTATTCCAGCACCATGGAGGCGCTGGTGCAGGGAATCGGCGACGGTTTGCAGCTCATGCTCGGCGTCATGGCCGCGCTGATCGTCTTTGTGGCGCTGGTGGCGCTGGCCAATGAGGTGCTGCAGCCGCTGCTGGGCGTGACGCTGCAGGAGATGGCGGGCTGGCTGTTCCGCCCGCTCGCCTGGGCCATGGGTGTCGCGCCCGAGCATGCGGCGCGGGCTGGCGAGTTGCTGGGCGTGAAGGTGGTGGTCAACGAATTCGTCTCCTACCTGGCGCTGGCGCAGGAGGGGGCGGCGATGGACCCCCGCACCCGGTTGATCCTGGCCTATGCCATGTGCGGCTTCGCCAATCTGGGCTCGGTCGGCATCATGCTGGGCGGCATGTCGGCCATGGTGCCGGAACGCCGGGCGGAAATCGCGCGGCTGGGTTTCCCCGCCCTGGCGGCGGGCACCATCGCCTGCTGCCTCACCGGGGCGGCGGTCGGGGTGCTGACGGCACCTTAA
- a CDS encoding VOC family protein, translated as MSEYGAPPRGGWARFIVELHVNDLDASLDFWRGVLGFTTAYARPSEGFHYLEHAAGMQVMLCRRNGRFETGPMQAPLGQGAMFQLYFDSLAPVLDALAARSWPVHTALRDIWRRTGDVELGQREIFVQDPDGYLLMLAQNIGTRQITA; from the coding sequence ATGTCTGAATACGGCGCGCCCCCGCGCGGCGGCTGGGCGCGCTTCATCGTGGAACTCCATGTGAACGACCTCGACGCCAGTCTGGATTTCTGGCGCGGCGTGCTGGGCTTCACCACCGCCTATGCGCGGCCGTCCGAGGGCTTTCACTACCTCGAACACGCGGCGGGGATGCAGGTGATGCTCTGCCGCCGCAATGGCCGCTTCGAGACAGGGCCGATGCAGGCGCCGCTCGGCCAGGGAGCGATGTTCCAGCTCTATTTCGACAGCCTGGCCCCGGTGCTGGACGCGCTGGCGGCGCGGTCCTGGCCCGTCCATACGGCGCTGCGCGACATCTGGCGCCGCACCGGGGATGTGGAACTCGGCCAGCGCGAAATCTTCGTGCAGGACCCGGATGGCTACCTGCTGATGCTGGCGCAGAATATCGGCACGCGACAGATCACCGCCTGA